The Humulus lupulus chromosome 4, drHumLupu1.1, whole genome shotgun sequence genome has a window encoding:
- the LOC133831338 gene encoding uncharacterized protein LOC133831338 produces the protein MCLILHFLSLFSCVDLRKTVELLKMLLFEGIKKIIGMLKKTLALLFVGLLAWAYQAIQPPPPKICGSVEGPPVTAPRIKLSDGRHLAYEEQGVSKDKAKHKSVFVHGLDSCRHDNFARFLSRELVEDLGVYVLSFDRPGYGESDPNPKRTVKSIALDIEELADQLGLGSKFYVIGFSMGGQVLWSVLKYIPHRIEGAALIAPVVNYWWPGFPSNLTNAAFNQESWNDRLAYGVCHHTPWLTYWWNTQRWFLPSSVLFLNPDVLSSEDKEFVLSRKRARETYTAHVRQQGDYESVHRDLMVGFGKWEFSPVELENPFPNNEGSVHLWHGDEDLLVNVLPQRYIAQRLPWIHYHELPGAGHLFPESRNMWDTIVRELLIVKE, from the exons ATGTGCTTAATCTTACATTTTTTGTCACTTTTTTCATGCGTTGATTTACGCAAAACTGTAGAATTGTTGAAGATGTTATTATTTGAGGGGATAAAAAAAATCATTG GAATGCTTAAGAAAACACTAGCTTTGTTGTTTGTGGGACTTCTGGCATGGGCATATCAAGCAATTCAACCTCCTCCACCCAAGATATGTGGCAGTGTGGAAGGCCCCCCAGTCACAGCACCGAGAATAAAACTTAGTGATGGAAGGCATTTGGCTTACGAAGAGCAGGGTGTGTCAAAAGATAAGGCCAAACATAAGTCTGTCTTTGTCCATGGTCTTGATTCTTGCAGACATGACAATTTTGCTAGATTCCTGTCTCGG gaactTGTTGAAGACCTTGGTGTTTACGTTTTGTCTTTTGACAGACCTGGTTATGGAGAGAGTGATCCTAATCCGAAGCGCACTGTGAAAAGCATTGCTTTGGATATTGAAGAGCTTGCTGATCAATTGGGACTAGGATCCAAATTTTATGTAATTGGTTTTTCCATGGGTGGACAGGTGCTTTGGAGTGTCCTGAAATACATCCCCCACCG AATAGAAGGGGCAGCATTGATAGCTCCTGTTGTAAACTACTGGTGGCCTGGTTTTCCTTCAAATCTAACTAATGCAGCCTTCAACCAAGAATCGTGGAATGACCGGTTGGCATACGGTGTTTGTCACCACACCCCATGGCTTACGTACTGGTGGAATACTCAAAGATGGTTTCTTCCTTCCAGTGTTCTATTTTTAAATCCCGATGTTCTTTCTTCCGAAGACAAAGAATTTGTTTTATCACGAAAACGAGCAAGAGAGACATACACG GCACATGTAAGACAACAGGGAGACTATGAGTCTGTCCACCGTGACTTGATGGTTGGATTTGGGAAGTGGGAATTCAGTCCCGTAGAACTAGAAAATCCATTTCCGAACAATGAAGGGTCTGTTCACTTATGGCATGGAGATGAAGACTTGCTTGTGAATGTTCTGCCACAACGCTACATTGCCCAGCGACTCCCATGGATTCACTATCACGAGTTACCTGGTGCTGGTCACTTATTCCCAGAATCTAGAAATATGTGGGATACCATTGTTAGGGAGCTTTTGATTGTGAAAGAATGA
- the LOC133831341 gene encoding germin-like protein subfamily 3 member 2: MYHQNLITIWFLVIIFSFQCAITLASDPDPVQDYCIPNPKFGSIKTISHLLILPCKNSTEATTDDFVFSGMKLSGNFTDTGLATISVNPTIFPGLNTLGMSFARADLKVSGINPPHFHPRATEIVYIVQGSVYSGFVDSTNRVFARVIEQGEVMVYPRGLVHFQMNVGKKPATIFGSFNSQSPGLQKIPAAVFGSGINEELLEKAFGLSPKQIGKMRRKFNPEMSN, translated from the coding sequence ATGTATCATCAAAACCTTATCACCATTTGGTTTCTTGTGATTATTTTCTCATTCCAATGTGCCATAACATTGGCCTCAGATCCTGACCCTGTTCAGGATTACTGCATACCAAATCCCAAATTTGGTTCCATAAAAACCATATCTCACCTTCTCATACTTCCCTGCAAAAACTCAACCGAGGCCACCACTGATGACTTTGTATTCTCCGGCATGAAGTTGTCTGGAAACTTCACCGACACAGGCCTTGCAACGATCTCTGTCAACCCTACCATCTTCCCGGGGCTTAACACACTAGGCATGTCATTTGCAAGAGCTGACCTCAAAGTTAGTGGGATAAATCCACCACATTTTCACCCTAGAGCCACAGAGATTGTCTACATAGTTCAAGGGAGTGTTTATTCAGGTTTTGTTGATTCAACTAATCGGGTTTTCGCAAGAGTCATAGAGCAAGGAGAGGTTATGGTGTATCCCAGGGGCCTTGTACACTTTCAAATGAACGTTGGCAAAAAACCTGCCACCATTTTTGGAAGTTTCAACAGCCAAAGTCCAGGTTTGCAGAAAATCCCAGCTGCAGTTTTCGGGTCTGGGATCAATGAAGAGCTCTTGGAGAAGGCTTTTGGATTGAGTCCTAAACAGATTGGAAAGATGAGAAGAAAGTTTAATCCCGAAATGTCAAATTAA